A single region of the Asterias amurensis chromosome 19, ASM3211899v1 genome encodes:
- the LOC139951245 gene encoding ATP synthase-coupling factor 6, mitochondrial-like isoform X2, translating into MLQQILRLGPQAQNTLGLVLRRNIAASSVAMASTQSMTPVQKLYLDKIKDYAKKSKAQGGKLVDADPVIEKEIAAESSRLNKLYGGGDLAQFPTFDFKEIDFDAVEKK; encoded by the exons ATGTTGCAGCAAATTTTGAGGCTCGGCCCCCAGGCCCAAAACACCTTAGGCTTGGTACTAAGGAGGAACATCGCAGCATCATCTGTTGCCATGGCATCCACACAGTCGATGACACCAGTACAAAAGCTGTACTTGGACAAGATCAAGGATTATGCAAAGAAGAGCAA GGCCCAAGGTGGTAAGCTCGTTGATGCAGATCCTGTCATCGAGAAGGAGATTGCTGCTGAATCTTCAAGATTGAATAAACTCTACGGGGGCGGAGATCTTGCCCAGTTCCCTACATTTGATTTTAAAG AAATTGATTTTGATGCTGTTGAGAAGAAGTAG
- the LOC139951245 gene encoding uncharacterized protein isoform X1, with protein MDLRLLLLSQLLASLIVAARSLSCYYCIDEDGAPDSTEECYEPGVHLLHTCPERTTQCVVFEGVSSRPTGDSMSGVVRMCGPPVTPPLNTTEAPQQELPENRCYCDAEAADWFKKFLPVLDPGDLIVEGAICFCDHNGCNND; from the exons ATGG ATTTGAGACTTCTTTTGCTCAGTCAACTTTTGGCCTCCCTGATAGTTGCAG CTAGGTCATTAAGTTGCTACTATTGCATTGACGAGGACGGGGCACCAGACTCGACTGAGGAATGTTATGAGCCAGGTGTACATTTACTTCATACATGTCCAGAGAGAACCACGCAATGTGTTGTGTTTGAGGGCGTTTCATCTCGCCCAACAG GCGATTCAATGTCTGGTGTTGTACGGATGTGTGGGCCTCCAGTAACCCCGCCCCTAAATACCACCGAGGCACCTCAACAAGAACTCCCTGAAAACAGGTGCTACTGTGACGCAGAGGCCGCTGATTGGTTTAAGAAGTTCTTACCCGTGCTTGACCCTGGTGACCTGATCGTTGAGGGCGCTATCTGTTTCTGTGATCACAATGGCTGTAATAACG ATTAA
- the LOC139951246 gene encoding macrophage migration inhibitory factor-like, whose product MPLIKIATNVKDDSIDQEAFLKQAGVAFQETIDKPMSKVLVQLQLDQLMSFGGTTEPCAMIDVLSAGKISKEENMKYTKALTELMAKINVPQNRMYVIFVDLPRDNVGVKNTVLSEL is encoded by the exons ATGCCGCTCATCAAGATTGCAACAAATGTCAAAGATGATTCTATAGACCAGGAGGCCTTCCTGAAACAAGCCGGTGTTGCGTTTCAGGAAACAATCGACAAACCGATGTCT AAAGTTCTAGTTCAGCTTCAGCTAGACCAACTGATGTCCTTTGGGGGAACCACAGAACCCTGCGCGATGATCGACGTCCTCAGCGCCGGTAAAATCAGCAAAGAAGAAAATATGAAGTATACTAAAGCACTCACTGAACTGATGGCGAAAATTAACGTTCCACaaaacag gATGTATGTTATCTTTGTGGACTTGCCGAGAGACAACGTTGGAGTCAAAAATACTGTTCTATCTGAGCTGTAA
- the LOC139951244 gene encoding uncharacterized protein, producing MGLTLVFAIAILALGANGKGLSTKLAEKPVCDGQQLACTYCLDTVTLLQGSVNDAGVESAVVKFMLVICDFINSTSAGKQECIKYINTFPARAEAASNSIFADPQTLCGFVCKARGPVGDHCQLAPTPKVEECPVTVRSDNIACEVCKSVPIFIKQILGGDGFLELLENYLLINCDLIAPGCAKDICVSHTKFLSVKIKFVVDELMSPDRGCAFICDV from the exons ATGGGTTTGACTCTAGTGTTCGCGATTGCAATTCTGGCTCTTGGTGCTAATGGAAAGG GTCTCAGCACCAAGTTAGCAGAGAAGCCTGTGTGTGACGGGCAGCAGTTGGCGTGTACGTATTGCCTTGACACAGTTACACTTCTGCAAGGGTCCGTTAACGACGCTGGTGTTGAG AGTGCTGTTGTGAAATTCATGCTTGTGATCTGTGACTTCATCAACTCCACATCAGCTGGCAAACAGGAATGCATTAAGTACATCAATACTTTCCCAGCACGTGCTGAGGCTGCATCCAACTCCATCTTT GCCGACCCCCAGACACTGTGTGGGTTCGTTTGCAAGGCCCGAGGACCAGTGGGCGATCATTGCCAGCTCGCACCAACACCCAAGGTGGAAGAGTGCCCCGTCACCGTAAGAAGTGACAACATCGCCTGCGAGGTGTGCAAGAGCGTCCCTATCTTCATCAAACAGATCTTGGGTGGCGATGGTTTCTTG gaaTTGCTTGAGAATTATTTGCTGATCAACTGTGACCTCATTGCTCCCGGTTGTGCAAAGGACATCTGTGTTAGTCACACCAAGTTTCTCAGCGTAAAAATTAAGTTCGTTGTTGACGAGTTAATG AGCCCTGACCGTGGCTGTGCATTCATTTGCGATGTGTAA